One Pichia kudriavzevii chromosome 3, complete sequence genomic window carries:
- a CDS encoding uncharacterized protein (PKUD0C06000) — protein sequence MAGVQPILSQGYGYGFALGLGALFALLMAIITKVLSRFMGQTQNSERFSTASRNVNSGLIASSTVSAWTWPATLLTSGAWSYSHGISGGFLYGIGGTVQITLFLFLALQIKLKAPTAHTVSECFYIRFGKSGHWLFLCYCICTNVLISSLLLLGGAQGFAATTGMHVVAASFLLPLGVMAYTALGGLKATFISDWIHTVIIYIILIITMYTCYCTSSYIGSPSRMYELLKEAEVAFPSASGHSYLSFHDSEMFYLTWSVMLGGLSSVFGDPGYSQRAIASDAKSVFQGYIMGGLCWWIIPMGLGSSAGLACRALLTNPNFVTYPNELSSEEVGSGMPVIYGMYMILGKGGAAAGLLMLFMSVTSATSAELIAFSSVTTYDIYRSYINPKATGNQLVRVSHIAVCGFSLFMAVLAVVFNYIGVTVGWLLSFIGIILSPEVGAIVLMLFWSRLTKLSLLIGAPLGTLTGIACWVGSTYNLGGVVNKDTLMISEATFVGNITALVSGPIYMAIISYLHPEREPFDLKLLGESIKLADDVDQEELKAVRVGIEDQKVLKRQSFYSFLANAFCLLGVYVIIDCALYGWGKDFSKSSFVAFIVICMIWVIVAAVYIIILPLYQGRHSLKFLLEHLIKCKFPDRPMVHSTESLSISNDNVSEEFVEVVDVENVLKK from the coding sequence ATGGCTGGCGTTCAACCAATTTTGTCTCAAGGCTATGGGTATGGGTTTGCCCTTGGGCTAGGCGCCTTGTTTGCGTTGCTTATGGCTATAATCACAAAAGTCCTCTCTAGATTTATGGgtcaaactcaaaattcGGAGAGATTCTCTACTGCATCGAGAAACGTGAACTCCGGTTTGATTGCATCGTCCACTGTTTCTGCATGGACTTGGCCGGCAACCTTACTCACATCTGGTGCCTGGAGTTATTCGCATGGTATATCTGGTGGGTTTCTCTACGGTATTGGAGGTACGGTTCAGATAACCttatttctgtttttggCCCTGCAGATTAAACTCAAAGCACCAACTGCACATACTGTCTCTGAATGCTTTTATATTAGGTTTGGCAAAAGTGGCCattggttgtttttgtGCTATTGCATCTGCACCAATGTtctcatttcttcattattgCTATTAGGCGGAGCACAGGGCTTTGCTGCCACTACGGGAATGCACGTAGTTGCAGCTTCCTTTTTGTTGCCATTGGGTGTGATGGCATATACTGCATTGGGAGGATTGAAGGCAACTTTCATCAGTGACTGGATTCACACGGTGATCATCTACATCATTTTGATCATTACCATGTACACGTGCTATTGTACGTCGTCCTATATTGGTTCACCGTCAAGAATGTACGAGCTGTTGAAGGAGGCAGAGGTTGCTTTCCCCAGTGCTTCAGGGCATAGTTATCTATCCTTTCATGATTCAGAAATGTTTTATTTAACCTGGTCTGTTATGTTAGGAGGATTAAGTTCTGTCTTTGGAGACCCTGGTTATTCTCAGCGTGCAATTGCTTCCGATGCAAAAAGTGTTTTCCAGGGCTACATCATGGGTGGACTTTGTTGGTGGATTATTCCAATGGGGTTGGGATCATCAGCGGGTCTAGCTTGTCGTGCCTTGTTGACCAATCCGAATTTTGTTACTTACCCTAATGAACTATCGTCGGAAGAAGTTGGTAGCGGAATGCCTGTCATCTATGGTATGTATATGATTTTAGGGAAAGGAGGAGCAGCAGCAGGTTTATTGATGTTGTTCATGTCCGTTACCTCTGCTACATCTGCGGAGCTCATTGCTTTTTCATCGGTTACGACATATGATATTTACAGAAGCTACATTAATCCAAAGGCGACGGGTAACCAACTAGTCAGAGTTTCTCATATTGCCGTTTGTGGATTCAGTTTGTTTATGGCCGTGCTTGCTGTTGTGTTCAATTACATTGGAGTTACTGTTGGTTGGTTGTTAAGTTTTATTGGAATCATATTATCCCCAGAAGTAGGAGCAATTGTACTAATGTTATTTTGGTCCAGATTAACAAAGTTGTCTTTACTCATAGGTGCGCCATTGGGTACTTTAACAGGTATTGCCTGTTGGGTCGGTTCAACTTATAATTTGGGTGGTGTAGTTAATAAAGATACATTAATGATTTCAGAGGCGACATTTGTTGGCAATATCACTGCATTAGTTAGTGGACCGATTTATATGGCAATTATAAGTTATTTACACCCAGAACGAGAGccatttgatttgaagTTACTTGGTGAAAGCATCAAATTGGCAGATGATGTAGATCAAGAGGAATTGAAAGCAGTCCGAGTTGGCATAGAAGATCAAAAGGTTTTAAAAAGACAGTCTTTTTATTCCTTTCTGGCTAATGCATTTTGCTTGCTGGGTGTGTATGTCATTATTGATTGCGCATTGTATGGCTGGGGAAAAGATTTTAGCAAGAGTTCATTTGTGGCATTTATTGTTATATGTATGATTTGGGTTATTGTTGCCGCAGTATACATCATTATACTTCCATTGTATCAAGGTAGACATTCTCTCAAGTTCTTACTTGAGCATCTCATCAAATGCAAATTCCCTGATAGACCAATGGTGCATAGTACAGAATCCTTGTCAATATCGAATGACAATGTGAGCGAGGAATTTGTTGAAGTggttgatgttgaaaatgtgttgaagaaatga